In one Halorubrum sp. CBA1229 genomic region, the following are encoded:
- a CDS encoding DICT sensory domain-containing protein: MSLIELIAGVEAREPTLTVFNADSAVTEELREHFADRNVRIAEERTDAGPEGYAVLSRDGEFVTAVTVDELLPGVGDETGAADDGPLEEGTPEEVGAGARGQVGEPILDHLDETMFTSYSHADMVAASREIEDRAWRVGDGELHAGFQTLDVLTGETDTYDLLGEKDRLSVHAYAANEGDPPDVEHYTVHVGETAEIRETWFVAYDGGGYDDAKCALLAEERAPGEFFGFWSYDPETVDYIIDYLTEQYGTGNGEIEPTDDTGEDRE, translated from the coding sequence ATGTCCCTCATCGAGCTCATCGCCGGCGTGGAGGCCCGCGAGCCCACGCTGACCGTCTTCAACGCGGACTCGGCGGTCACGGAGGAGCTCCGCGAGCACTTCGCCGACCGCAACGTCCGGATCGCCGAGGAACGGACCGACGCGGGGCCCGAGGGGTACGCCGTCCTCTCGCGCGACGGGGAGTTCGTCACGGCCGTCACCGTCGACGAGCTCCTCCCCGGCGTCGGCGACGAGACCGGAGCGGCCGACGACGGGCCGCTCGAGGAGGGGACGCCGGAGGAGGTCGGCGCGGGCGCCCGGGGGCAGGTCGGCGAGCCGATCCTCGACCACCTCGACGAGACGATGTTCACCTCCTACTCCCACGCCGACATGGTCGCCGCGTCCCGGGAGATCGAGGACCGCGCGTGGCGCGTCGGCGACGGTGAGCTCCACGCCGGCTTCCAGACCCTCGACGTCCTCACCGGGGAGACGGACACGTACGACCTGCTGGGCGAGAAGGACCGGCTCAGCGTCCACGCGTACGCCGCGAACGAGGGCGACCCGCCGGACGTGGAGCACTACACCGTCCACGTCGGGGAGACCGCCGAAATCCGCGAGACCTGGTTCGTCGCGTACGACGGCGGCGGCTACGACGACGCGAAGTGCGCGCTGCTCGCCGAGGAGCGCGCGCCCGGCGAGTTCTTCGGCTTCTGGAGCTACGACCCCGAGACCGTCGACTACATCATCGACTACCTGACGGAGCAGTACGGGACGGGGAACGGCGAGATCGAGCCGACCGACGACACCGGAGAAGACCGGGAGTGA
- the tpiA gene encoding triose-phosphate isomerase has protein sequence MFILVNLKAYPCDPIEVATAARDVAEASGARIAVSPQAADLARVADTGVETWAQHVSPNEHGSHTGSTLAEAVAANGAEGTLINHSENRLKLADVDGSVRAAERADLETIVCANNPAQVGAAAALGPDAVAVEPPELIGGDVSVSTADPGIVEDAVAAAEAVDPAVDVFCGAGVSTGEDVAAAGDLGASGILLASGVAKADDPRAALEDLVSGL, from the coding sequence ATGTTCATCCTGGTGAACCTCAAGGCGTACCCGTGCGATCCGATCGAAGTCGCGACCGCCGCCCGCGACGTGGCCGAGGCGTCCGGCGCCCGCATCGCGGTCTCCCCGCAGGCGGCCGACCTCGCGCGCGTCGCGGACACCGGCGTCGAGACGTGGGCACAGCACGTCTCGCCGAACGAGCACGGCTCTCACACCGGGTCGACGCTCGCGGAGGCCGTCGCCGCCAACGGCGCCGAGGGGACGCTCATCAACCACTCCGAGAACCGCCTGAAGCTCGCCGACGTCGACGGCTCCGTCCGCGCCGCCGAGCGCGCCGACCTGGAGACGATCGTCTGCGCGAACAACCCCGCGCAGGTCGGGGCGGCCGCCGCGCTCGGTCCCGACGCGGTCGCCGTCGAGCCGCCGGAGCTCATCGGCGGCGACGTCTCCGTCTCGACGGCCGACCCCGGGATCGTCGAGGACGCGGTCGCGGCCGCGGAGGCGGTCGACCCCGCGGTCGACGTGTTCTGCGGCGCCGGCGTCTCGACCGGCGAGGACGTGGCCGCCGCGGGCGATCTGGGCGCGTCCGGGATCCTGCTCGCCTCCGGCGTGGCGAAGGCCGACGACCCGCGGGCGGCGCTGGAAGACCTCGTCTCCGGGCTCTGA